The Polyodon spathula isolate WHYD16114869_AA chromosome 21, ASM1765450v1, whole genome shotgun sequence genome contains the following window.
aaaccagtcagtatctgatgtgaccaccatttgcctcatgcagcgcaacacgtacaaaaactgcatttgtattattattcccAGTGGCTAAAAGGCAATAACAGCGTAGGcttagaaacaataaaacaatgtttttaaaagcccTCAGGACAAGTAGTGACAACCCCTCTTTGAGGGCTTCCTGTCCTCTTGTAGGAAGTGTCTCTTTACTTTAACAATACCTGAGCTTGGAAGGTACATATTTTAAAGTGCTCTGATTTGCAGCACCGCTGTTCAGCCCACTCTGTgatgttttatgttctgttaccAAACAACCGCTGACTTGCCCGGTCCCAATAGCGGGTAGCCGTTCTAGCGAGGTAGCTTCTGAGAATGCACTCTTTTGAGAAGATTGTGCGAGTAAGGCTTGTGTTGTCGAAACACAAGAAGTGGCTTCAAAGGGCTTTTTTGGGAGAGCACACGGTATGATGAGGCGTACAGagcaaagggatactgcagctgtttAGTCTCGCTTACAAAGGCTCACTCCCGTTTCTCTCTCATCCTCACTTCCTGTACCCCTACATAAAGGTGACCCTTAATCAATATAGCCAGGGAAATCCCCCCCCCCGTCAAATCGCACCCTGCTGATCAAAGCTCACAAAGAGAAGCCACTCAGCAAAcaatcacaataaacaaacatcacaagcGGGTCCGGCCGCTCATTACTCATTAACAATGCGGGATTCAAAAACAACCGCGGTACggaataataaacaaagtaaGCGGGCTGCATTCATCTGGTTTAACGAGCTCTGTCACTCGTAGTCTATGCAAATCAATAGCAAACGCCTCATCGCTTGGCTTCCTTCTTCCACAAACAAACTTATTACATGAAATATAGTAGTTTCACACAGAGCCACGCCTCCGGATCTcattacttaagaacataagaagataagaaagtttacaaatgagaggaggccattccgcccatcttgctcgtttggttgttagtagcttattgatcctagaatctcatcaagcagcttcttgaaggatcccagggtgtcagcttcaacaacattactggggagttgattccagaccctcgcaattctctatgtaaaaaagtgcctcctattttctgttctgaatgcccctttgtctaatctccatttgtgacccctggtccttgtttcttttttcaggctgaaaaagtcccttgggtcaacactgtcaatactttttagaattttgaatgcttgaattaggtcgccatgtagtcttctttgttcaagactgaacagattcaattcctttagcctgtctgcatatgacatgccttttaagcccggaataattctggtcgctcttctttgcactctttctagagcagcaatatcttttttatttggcAAGAGGCTGCGGTCCCCTCTGCTGTTTACAATTGGTAGTGAACTTTAGCGAGACAGACAAGGCTTTAGCTTTCATTTCCTATCCAGTGCTGCTGGTGCCTTGGTAAGGAACGCATTGTGCTGCTTATTAAtgggtaaagttttttttatgatataacctcgtattacacattttttttaaatagattttcagTATTTCAGTTTGTCGTTCCACTTGTATTGTGTGTATCAGTGCAACAGTTACAAGGGAAGGAGTTTTAAGATTTGTCTGACAATAAGATTGAATATCTTATAAAATTGTTCATGCAAAACGCATCCTAGGTGTTATCTAGCTACCTTTTATTCAACACCTGTTTCAATGTGTGCTTAAACTAATAAAGCTTAGTATAGGGGCTTATGCTTCAGTACAGTAATGGAAGAGCAGCCTACCTACAAACCACATAGAATTCAGAGTGTTCTTCAGACGTACACAGCTGAGTTCACAGGCCTCAATTAGCAGCTATCCTGGACTACATAACGTAACCTAAACAAGGTAGGGCTGGagaaaacactgtactgtatatttggaATGATGTTACTTGTGTAAAAGCTATGTAATgcgtatgtatgtatatgtatgtgtgtatagaaGACACATGTTCAGGGGTTAAGTTGTTGATAAGTCAGCACGCTTCCAGCTGTACTAAAGCAAAGCTTCATGTCTACATTAGTGCTACAAAGCAAATGTCAATTTCTGGATCACATCAGGTACAACGCTGAGCCATCCCTCAGAATTATTTCAATCCAATGTTTTTCTTATGCACTGCATTATGTGTCGCTGGACAGGCGAGGAAAATGGTTTTGAACGAGAAACAGAATCTAGTTCCATAAAGTAGCTTTACTCATGTCAAACATGCTACTGCATTCCAGGCATAGTGGCTGATTTCAATCAGTGCCGGTCCTGTCTGCCGAATGTTATTCTCTCAGTCCTGCTCTACCCAATGTTATGGGAATGATCGAAATACGATGTACATATTTtgttcaaaaatacatttaataacaaatgcacaaagattacattttttgacaatgacaaaaacaaaattacatttattcactGCGGCTGTGGATTTCTGCTGCCAGACAGTTTTTTCAGTTATCGTCGTGCCTTCAGCGGCCCCCGGACCAGTCAGTTCTGCGGGGCAGGAACCTTCCGCCGCACCGCTTTTAGCAAGCACTGCTGAGCTGCTGGGTACAGTCGCTGGCAGCCCTCGACACAGGCTCTGATGGCTCCCACCACGGTCTCCTCCTTCATCTCCCCGGTGGAGAGCAGCCCTGAGATCTGGTTTAGGGTGGGTAGCAGCGCCACAGTCAAGCTCCCTTGGTTCTCAGTCGACTCGTCCCCGGTTTCCTCGCAGCAGGTCGGGTCGAGCAAATACGCAGCACCGTCTTGTCTTAACGAGCATCCGATTACCAAGTCGTACATCTCGATCCCGGCATCGGCCAGAGCTAAGGAGGCGCAGGTGATTGCGTGTGCCAGAGCAGAGCCGTCATTCTCCAAAACCAGCACGTTCACCTCGATCTGCGACCGCGGGTACCTGTGCAGGCAAACCCCGGGCTGCAGGCTCTCCTGCAGGCTCAGGGTTAGGTCTTTCTCCTGGCTGCCCTGGATCCATGGGCACCGTTTCGCGCAAGAGAAGGGAGCGAGTCGGAAAGCGCACACCAGCCTGCCCGCCCTCATATCCAGCTCGTCTTTCCTCTCCGTCTCGCGCGGTCCGTACACCGAGCAGATCAGCTTCGTGTTCCCAGCCTCGATATAGGCAGAGCCCTTGGCCTGGCTCACCAGTCCACAGCGAGCAAACATCGGCCTCGCATCCACCTGGCCCCGCCGCCTGCCGTCCGCCCGTCTTTCTGACTCGCTTGTCTGGGGGACCCGGGTCTGCTGCACGAACAGCCAGGGCGACTGGGATTCCTCTGGTCCCCGAACTCGCTTATTATCCACCGGCATGGCCCAATCAATTTAAGTGAAACTCAAACTCTTAGACCATAGATAAAATATATAGTTGAAATCTAAAACGTTAAAAATCACAGGGCCATCTAGTGGGCTGGAGTGTTTGGTTCACGCACTCATTCAgtcatttgttcaaacagttgaaTTATTGCCACGACCTCCATATTGTTAGCAGTCTCTGTTGCAATAAGTATACcccaatgttttagaattttcatCAAGTAGAAATGACATATTTATATCACTGGCgcctttattacattttattacacacTGACTGATTATTTCTCTTGATTTATCACCGCAGATAGACGTGTGTATTTGCGCGTTTAATCCTGGATTTACAATGCAGTTAGGTCCTGTAGATATTCATGGTAGCTGCTCTGCCCTGTTGAATCAgcaggggccggtttttcaatatttttgtaaTCGGATTTTCGTGTTTGAtttggattatattgtgcaaccgggtatttcaaaatatcaaaatgtgATCGCGATTACTGCGATCCGGATTTCGTTTTGGTAATCCGATCGCACTTTTAATCAag
Protein-coding sequences here:
- the exosc6 gene encoding exosome complex component MTR3 codes for the protein MPVDNKRVRGPEESQSPWLFVQQTRVPQTSESERRADGRRRGQVDARPMFARCGLVSQAKGSAYIEAGNTKLICSVYGPRETERKDELDMRAGRLVCAFRLAPFSCAKRCPWIQGSQEKDLTLSLQESLQPGVCLHRYPRSQIEVNVLVLENDGSALAHAITCASLALADAGIEMYDLVIGCSLRQDGAAYLLDPTCCEETGDESTENQGSLTVALLPTLNQISGLLSTGEMKEETVVGAIRACVEGCQRLYPAAQQCLLKAVRRKVPAPQN